Part of the Candidatus Dadabacteria bacterium genome, CGCCTTGTCTTGTATCCGATGGTTATCCAGCCCCACGGGGAAACCGGATGAGGGTTTCCTTTGGTTGCCTTGCCCTCTCCGCCGCCGTGCGGATGGTCAACCGGATTCATTGCCACTCCCCTTACATTCGGCCTCCTGCCCCTGTGCCTGTTTCTTCCCGCCTTGCCCATGCTCACAAGTTCATGCTCGGAATTGCCCACCCTGCCCACGGTCGCCATGCACTCAATTCCCACCATTCGTATCTCACCGGAGGGAAGTTTGAGGAGGGCGTGGCTTCCCTCTTTGGCGGTTACCTGCACGGAACTGCCCGCCGAGCGGGCTATCTTTGCCCCGCCGCCCGGACGAAGTTCAACATTGTGCACAAAAACGCCCGTGGGAATGTCTTTCAATTTCAGAGAGTTGCCCGGCGAAACCTCCGGCTGCCCTCCGGAGAAAACGGTATCGCCCACAGAAAGCCCCTCACAGGCGATGATGTATCTCTTCTCCCCGTCCGCATAGTGCACAAGGGCTAT contains:
- the rplB gene encoding 50S ribosomal protein L2, coding for MGIRKFNPTSPGTRFRTGEDFSEVTSSSPHKPLTSPSPRKAGRGAGGRISSYNRGGGHKRRYRMVDFKRNKAGVPGTVATIEYDPHRSARIALVHYADGEKRYIIACEGLSVGDTVFSGGQPEVSPGNSLKLKDIPTGVFVHNVELRPGGGAKIARSAGSSVQVTAKEGSHALLKLPSGEIRMVGIECMATVGRVGNSEHELVSMGKAGRNRHRGRRPNVRGVAMNPVDHPHGGGEGKATKGNPHPVSPWGWITIGYKTRRNKRTDKYIVRPRRVGYGMD